The proteins below come from a single Oxyura jamaicensis isolate SHBP4307 breed ruddy duck chromosome 1, BPBGC_Ojam_1.0, whole genome shotgun sequence genomic window:
- the NDUFA9 gene encoding NADH dehydrogenase [ubiquinone] 1 alpha subcomplex subunit 9, mitochondrial — MAAAVLCPRLPRGLWLPRAGPGISALAAAPSVLQQHCHVHHAAIPHGRSGRSSVSGIVATVFGATGFLGRYVVNRLGRIGSQVIIPYRCDQYDLMYMRPMGDLGQLVFLEWDCKDKDSIRRAVEHSNVVINLVGKEWETKNFSFEDEFVNIPKSIAQITREAGVETLVHISHLNASMKSSSKYLRNKAVGEKAVREEFPDAIIMRPAEMFGREDRFLNHYANMRWFGGVPLISMGKKTAKQPVYVVDVAKAIINAIKDPDAKGKTYALAGPNRYLLHDLVEYVYAVSFRTFFPYPLPRPLYHLVARFFELSPFEPWLTRDKVDRFHITDMTFPDLPGLEDLGIQPTPLEQKAIEVLRRHRRYRWLDAELEEAKPAKTYNM; from the exons atggcggcggcggtgcTGTGCCCTCGGTTGCCCCGCGGCCTCTGGCTGCCAAGGGCAG GCCCTGGGATTTCTGCCTTAGCTGCAGCTCCATCTGTgttgcagcagcactgccatgtTCATCATGCAGCGATCCCTCATGGAAGAAGTGGACGTTCCTCTGTTAGTGGCATTGTGGCCACTGTCTTTGGGGCTACAGGTTTCCTAGGACGCTATGTTGTCAATCGTTTAG GTCGCATTGGATCTCAAGTAATCATACCCTATCGCTGTGATCAGTATGACCTCATGTATATGCGACCAATGGGTGACCTGGGGCAACTTGTCTTCTTA GAGTGGGACTGTAAGGACAAAGACTCTATCCGAAGAGCCGTGGAACACAGCAATGTGGTCATTAATCTTGTTGGAAAAGAATGGgaaacaaa AAACTTCAGTTTTGAAGATGAATTCGTAAATATTCCTAAAAGTATTGCCCAGATAACGAGGGAAGCTGGTGTGGAAACACTCGTTCATATCTCTCACCTGAATGCTAGCATGAAGAGTTCTTCCAAGTATCTGAGGAATAAA GCCGTTGGAGAGAAAGCAGtgagggaagaatttccagATGCTATAATTATGAGGCCCGCTGAGATGTTTGGGAGGGAGGACCGATTTCTCAATCATTATGCGA ACATGCGCTGGTTTGGTGGTGTGCCTCTTATTTCGATGGGCAAAAAAACAGCGAAGCAACCAGTATAT GTGGTTGATGTAGCAAAGGCAATTATTAACGCAATTAAGGATCCTGACgctaaaggaaaaacatacGCCTTGGCTGG acctaaTCGCTACCTTCTTCATGACCTGGTAGAATATGTATATGCAGTTTCCTTTCGAACCTTTTTTCCATATCCACTTCCACGTCCTCTGTATCA TTTAGTTGCAAGATTCTTTGAGCTCAGTCCATTTGAACCGTGGTTAACGCGAGACAAAGTAGACCGA TTTCACATAACAGACATGACGTTTCCTGACCTTCCTGGTTTGGAAGACCTTGGTATTCAACCAACACCTCTAGAACAAAAAGCAATTGAAGTTCTGCGCCGTCACCGGAGATACCGCTGGTTGGATGCTGAGCTGGAGGAGGCAAAACCAGCAAAGACATACAACATGTAA